A genomic region of Nitrospirota bacterium contains the following coding sequences:
- a CDS encoding TolC family protein, translating to MRYLIIGFLMLLSVPAAFAAQGMSLEDAEKLFLENNLELKAHKAELGKYDAGVIEAGLLPNPSFNYSLESVENGDRETEEVYSISQPVDIVRKRGLRTDVARKRRDARHLLFEQETLNALTELKQTYYRILYLRENETSLKGILDTFSDVRQKTEERLKAGDVAEVELLRLSNESKRFLRALERLTSEINAETGKLALMLNISMGDIVLKDSLAPAPLGYSRDELIAKAMEKRGDVRAASAQIDAAGNALTLSKREAVGPVEVAAGYKRRTGGFNGFAFGVSVPLPFFNRNQGGIAAAKAELEAERLNLEQLKKKAASEVATRADRAAFNADRVAQLSGQLTTANEITNSIRAAYDEGEASLIELLDAVRSERELLMERNEAVYDYWTTLFELEKATGMKLTKSGGAQ from the coding sequence ATGCGCTATCTGATAATTGGATTCCTCATGCTTCTCTCAGTGCCGGCTGCTTTTGCGGCTCAGGGGATGAGCCTGGAGGACGCTGAAAAACTGTTTCTCGAAAACAATCTCGAGCTCAAAGCCCACAAGGCCGAGCTCGGGAAATACGACGCCGGAGTAATCGAGGCGGGGCTTCTTCCTAATCCGTCCTTCAACTACAGCCTCGAATCGGTGGAAAACGGCGATCGCGAGACCGAAGAAGTTTATTCCATAAGTCAGCCTGTCGATATCGTACGAAAGAGAGGGCTGAGGACGGATGTCGCCCGGAAAAGGAGAGATGCCCGGCATCTCCTTTTTGAGCAGGAGACGCTGAACGCTCTCACAGAACTCAAGCAGACCTACTACCGAATCCTCTATTTGAGAGAGAACGAAACCTCGCTCAAAGGTATCCTCGATACATTCTCAGATGTCCGGCAAAAGACAGAAGAGCGGCTCAAGGCTGGCGATGTGGCCGAAGTAGAGCTTTTGAGGCTCTCCAATGAGAGCAAGAGATTCCTGAGGGCGCTCGAACGCCTCACATCCGAAATAAACGCCGAAACAGGCAAGCTGGCGCTCATGCTCAACATCAGCATGGGCGATATCGTGTTAAAGGATTCTCTTGCACCGGCCCCCCTCGGCTATTCACGGGACGAACTGATTGCAAAAGCAATGGAAAAGAGAGGCGACGTCAGGGCTGCTTCCGCTCAGATCGATGCCGCAGGCAATGCCCTAACCCTTTCGAAAAGGGAAGCGGTAGGTCCTGTAGAAGTTGCAGCAGGCTATAAACGGCGCACCGGGGGCTTTAACGGATTTGCCTTTGGTGTATCCGTCCCTCTTCCGTTCTTCAACAGGAACCAGGGCGGCATCGCCGCTGCAAAGGCTGAACTGGAAGCGGAGCGGCTCAATCTCGAGCAGCTGAAAAAAAAGGCGGCGAGTGAGGTCGCAACGCGCGCTGACCGGGCGGCATTCAATGCTGACCGCGTAGCGCAGTTATCCGGGCAGCTTACAACCGCAAACGAAATCACCAACAGCATCCGCGCCGCCTACGACGAGGGTGAAGCCAGCCTCATTGAGCTGCTCGATGCGGTACGGTCCGAAAGGGAACTGCTGATGGAGCGCAATGAGGCGGTGTATGACTACTGGACAACATTATTTGAACTAGAGAAAGCAACAGGAATGAAACTCACGAAGAGCGGAGGTGCACAATGA
- a CDS encoding efflux RND transporter periplasmic adaptor subunit, protein MRRISIVIAFLAVFITGCAHEHKAEEAHEEKIATTLWTAKSELFMEHDAPLPGKKAGFLIHLTKLADFKPVTEGTLTLTFTPQGGSPLTVTINAPARPGIYKAEASFPRSGKYAMNIALRGATFSDVIAGPEILVAEKAAPPADDHAHGGSGPETSFLKEQQWTVDFMVEPVSRRDLASSFSAMGEIIPVSNAESTVSSPVAGVISAAKPLAYIGKRVSKGEVLALIEPPIQQEGGVGQLSASYAEANNRVILAQKEYERALRLYEAKAAPKKRLEEAEIALNTAKASLGPIEKAMANLKSNTSGNKFVVTAPISGAVVEVSASNGKFIDAGQPLMRIINTSTLWLKAHIPATDIGRLKQLDTAAFSVPGIDEEFRPKRLVTENDLVDPRTRTVPVIFEVANPRNLLKAGMFTNVTIQTGRVDNAMALPEEALFEDEGKYFTFVQSGGESFERREVKVGARDKGYMQIVDGLKKGERVVTKGGYYVKLASQSTQIQGHGHEH, encoded by the coding sequence ATGAGGCGTATAAGTATAGTTATCGCATTTTTGGCTGTTTTTATCACCGGGTGTGCACATGAACATAAAGCAGAGGAGGCGCATGAGGAAAAAATCGCGACGACACTATGGACGGCAAAGTCGGAGCTTTTTATGGAGCACGATGCGCCGTTGCCCGGAAAAAAGGCGGGCTTTCTCATTCATTTAACCAAGCTGGCCGATTTCAAACCGGTAACCGAAGGAACGCTGACCTTGACCTTTACACCGCAGGGAGGAAGCCCTCTCACCGTTACCATTAATGCTCCTGCGCGGCCGGGAATCTACAAGGCTGAAGCGAGCTTCCCCCGGAGCGGCAAGTATGCAATGAACATCGCCCTTAGGGGTGCAACATTCTCCGATGTGATAGCAGGCCCCGAAATACTCGTCGCCGAAAAAGCGGCCCCCCCTGCCGATGATCATGCGCACGGTGGCAGTGGCCCTGAGACTTCGTTCCTCAAAGAGCAACAGTGGACGGTTGATTTCATGGTAGAGCCTGTCTCTCGCCGTGATCTTGCCTCATCTTTCTCGGCGATGGGAGAGATTATCCCCGTTTCTAATGCGGAAAGCACCGTATCATCCCCGGTGGCCGGTGTCATCTCGGCGGCAAAGCCGCTCGCCTACATCGGCAAGAGGGTAAGCAAAGGCGAAGTCCTTGCGTTGATAGAGCCTCCTATTCAGCAGGAAGGCGGCGTCGGGCAACTGTCAGCCTCGTATGCCGAAGCAAACAACAGAGTCATACTTGCCCAGAAGGAGTACGAGAGGGCGCTAAGACTTTACGAGGCGAAGGCCGCGCCCAAGAAGCGGCTTGAAGAGGCCGAAATTGCTCTTAACACGGCAAAAGCCTCCCTGGGTCCGATCGAGAAGGCAATGGCAAACCTGAAAAGCAACACCTCGGGAAACAAATTTGTTGTCACCGCACCCATAAGCGGCGCCGTTGTTGAAGTGTCAGCCTCGAACGGGAAATTTATCGATGCCGGCCAGCCGCTGATGAGGATTATCAACACTTCGACGTTGTGGCTGAAGGCGCATATCCCGGCAACTGACATCGGTAGGCTCAAGCAGCTCGATACAGCCGCCTTCTCCGTACCCGGCATTGACGAAGAGTTCCGGCCCAAACGTCTCGTTACGGAGAACGACCTCGTCGATCCCAGGACCCGCACGGTGCCGGTAATCTTTGAAGTGGCCAACCCTCGCAATCTGCTTAAAGCAGGCATGTTCACCAACGTCACGATACAAACAGGCCGTGTCGACAATGCGATGGCGCTCCCCGAAGAGGCCCTTTTCGAGGACGAGGGAAAGTATTTCACCTTTGTCCAGAGCGGGGGCGAGTCGTTCGAGCGGAGAGAGGTTAAAGTCGGGGCAAGAGACAAGGGATATATGCAGATCGTCGATGGGCTCAAGAAAGGCGAACGGGTAGTCACCAAGGGCGGCTATTATGTAAAGCTCGCCTCGCAGTCAACACAGATACAGGGCCACGGCCATGAGCACTAA